Within Quercus lobata isolate SW786 chromosome 5, ValleyOak3.0 Primary Assembly, whole genome shotgun sequence, the genomic segment CAGGCACAATGAGTCTCTTAGTATGGAACTGTCACGGGCTTGGGAACCTACGTACAGGGAAGGAGCTTGAAGTTTTGATTCGGGCTAAAGATCCCTCCGTCgtgtttttagccgaaacatggGCGGACGAAGCTAGGCTAAAAGAAGTCCAAAGGAATATCAAGTTTGATAATTTGTTTTACGTGGAAAGAAATCATAGAGGTGGTGGGGGTTTGGCTCTATACTGGAAGAATTCCACGGATGTACACGTAGATTCATTCTCCAAACATCATATAGATTCAATTATCAACAAAGGCAATGATGAAGCATGGAGATTCACAGGTTTTTATGGAGAACCAGCAACTCACATGAGAATTGAAGCCTGGAATAAACTCCGACTACTCAACACAAAACACAACCTCCCTTGGCTATGCGCTGGAGACTTTAATGAAATCACCAGACACTCAGAAAAATTGGGGGGTAACAATAGAAGCCAAGCTCAGATGCAACTTTTTAGGGATGTCATAGATGAGTGTGGATTCCTTGATCTTGGGTATGTAGGCGATCAATTCACTTGGAGAAAGCATTTTGCAGATGGTCACTCACTGTGGGAAAGATTGGATCGAGGTCTGGCCAACCACGATTGGTTCATGAAATTCTCAGGTTCAAAAGTACATCACCTGCATTCAGACTCTTCAGATCACTTACCACTATGGATCACCTTGGATGGTTTAGATATTCCTACATTCTCTAAACCATTTAGGTTTGAAGAAATGTGGCTCTCAGACCGTGGGTGCTCAGAGGTTGTAGAAGCGGTGTGGCTTTCTAGGGAAGATGGAGATGTGCAGGATCATGTCATTCGTAAAATTGACAAATGTGGTAAAGAATTAAGAGTTTGGAATCGGAATTGCTTTGGCAATGTTAGAGTGGTGTTAAGTCGAAAGAGAAAGGAGTTAAAAGATGCTGAAAAAGTAGCCATGAGATCCGGAAATAATCAACAGGTCAGAGAATTGAAGAAGGAAATTGCTGAGTTAGTTGACAAGGAAAATAGACTTTGGTTCCAGAGGTCCAAAGTCTTGTGGGCAAAATTTGGAGATAGAAACTTATAGTTCTTTCACAGCCAAGCTTCacaaaggaagaggaaaaatcTAATCCGGAAGCTGAAGGACTCCAATGGCCATGTGTTTGAGGAAAATGAGGGGATAGCGGAATGTCTAGTGCAATACTACCAGAATCTCCTCAGTTCAGAAAACCAGCAAGTTTGTGACTCAGCTACAGACTCAATTTAGACAGTGATTACTGAGGAAATGAACTCCAAGCTCTCCTCTGAATTCACTCATATGGAGGTAAAGCAAGCCATTAACCAAATGGCCCCACTTAAGGCCCCTGGGCCGGACGGTATGCCTCCTCTCTTTTATCAACACTACTGGAATTTAATTGGTGATGATATATCTAACACTGTGTTGCATTACCTTAATTCTGCCTCTCTACCTGAACACCTCAATCACACCTTTATCACACTcattccaaaaaagaagaatcCCGAATTTGCATCTGAATTTAGACCCATAAGCTTATGCAAtgttttgtataaaattttctctaaagtTCTAACTAATAgacttaagaaaattttgccTAATATTATCACTGAGAATCAAAGTGCTTTCACTAAGAGTCGTCTTATTTCTGACAATATTCTTGTAGCTTTTGAGTCTTTACACAGTATGCAGAGACACTCAGGGAAGGAAGGTTACATGGCCATTAAGCTggacatgagtaaagcatatgatagAGTGGAGTGGGGGTACTTAGAATCTGTCATGGTTAAAATGGGGTTCACAGATCACTGGATCAAACTCATGATGTTATGTGTCAAGACGGTGACCTATTCAATACTGGTGAATGGGGAACCTAAAGGCATGATCACACCAACAAGAGGCATCAGACAGGGCGACCCCTTATCCCCCTTTCTATTCTTACTTTGTACTGAAGGTCTTAATGGGCTTCTTCTCCAAGCAGCTCACCAAGGACATATTAAGGGTTACTCTCTTTGTAGAAATAGTCCACGTCTAACCCACCTtttgtttgcagatgatagcttgCTGTTTTGCAGGGCCACCAACGAGGAGTGCCAAAGAGTTTTGGATATTCTGGATGTATATGGGAAATGCTCAGGTCAACGAATTAACCGTAGCAAGACGACAATCTTTTTTAGTAAATCTACGAAGGTTGAGTCTAGAGATCAAATTAAATTGGCATTGGGAATTCCTGAAATCATTCAGTACGAAAAATATTTGGGGTTACCTTCACTGGTGGGTAGAAACAAAAAAGCAAGCTTCAATTATATAAAGGAAAGGGTATGGAAAAAACTGCAGGGGTGGAAGGAGAAGCTTCTTTCACAAGCTGGAAGGGAGATTCTTATCAAGGCCGTTGTTCAGGctatcccaacctacacaatgAGCTGCTTCAAACTCCCAGTTGGACTTTGTTCTGAAATTGAAAGCTTAATAAGAaggttttggtgggggcagaaAGGAGAACGAAGAAAAATCCATTGGGTGAGATGGGACACACTTTGTCTCCCAAAAAATGAAGGCGGAATGGGTTTCAAAGATCTAGCCAATTTCAACGATGCTCTCTTGGCCAAACAGGCTTGGAGATTACTTCATAATAAggattctctattctatagagtcTTTAAAATGAAGTTCTTTCCAAACTGTAGTATATGGGAAGCTCAAGACTCTAGCTCTGGCTCACATGCTTGGCATAGCATATTAAAAGGAAGAGATGTCCTACTGAAGGGTGCAAGATGGAGGGTTGGGAATGGAGAAAATATTAGTATTTGGAATGACGCTTGGTTACCATCACAGGAGCACCCAAGGGTCCTTTCAGACATTGTTCCAGGCTTTGAAGATGGTAGAGTTTCTGAACTCATTAATCCGAGTATAAGAACTTGGGATGCAAATTTAGTGCATGGCTTATTGTCACTTGAAGAAGCTGCATTGGTTCTCAGCATCCCACTGAGCCGTACCCCAGTGGAGGACAAAATCATTTGGCCTTTCACCCCCTCAGGTAACTATACGGTAAACTCGGGTTCCAAGTTCCTAGCCAAACTAAACTCTATGTTGGTTCATGCAAGTAATCCGCAGCAGCAAAATGAGGTTTGGAAGCTGATTTGGGGGCTCAATGTTCCAAATAAAGTACGAAATTTCATGTGGCGGGTCTGCAAAGAAGCCATTCCAGCAAAGCACAATCTGTTGAAAAGGAAGATCCTAAATGAAGATAGATGTGAACAATGTGGAGTGGAGTCTGAAACAGCTGCCCATGCACTTTGGAATTGTTCCAATCTGGACGAAATTTGGGATAACACTCCAGGTTTTGAAGACCGTGACCAACTGGGCATCTCAAACATCACGGAACTAGTCAAGGTGACGCACGAAAGGAGGATGAACACGAAACTCATGGCTATGGTGATGTGGACGGTATGGCACAGGCGGAACCAACTCCGAGTAAACTCCAACGCCCTTCCCAAAGCCCAGGTTTTTCAACAAGCAATGCAGGTCCTTGAAATGTTCCAAAGGAGCCAACAATCCCTCATCAATCATGTAGCGAACACGAGAACTCAGCAGCATATTCAGTGGCGTCCTCCTCCGGATAATTGTGTGAAATTGAACTTCGACGGAGCCATTTTTCCGGAGTTGGGCAAAGCTGGTTTGGGTGTGGTTGTCCATGACTCTCATGGAAACGCCATTGCCTCACTGTCTGAACAAGCCTCACTGCCATCTGCACCAGTCATTGTGGAAGCCATGGCTGCTGCGAGAGCGATTACCTTCGCACAAGAACTTGGTATTAATGAGTTTATACTTGAAGGAGATTCAGAAGCAGTAATAAACACCCTTCGTAGCCCAGAAGCTTCATTGACAACTTATGGTCATCTTCTTGAATCTGCAAAATCCACTCTAGTTACCAGCAAATGTATTGCTTTTTCTCATATTCGTAGAAGCGGTAATAGAGTAGCCCATAACCTAGCTAAATATGCTAGACATGTTAGAGGTTTGTCGGTGTGGGTGGAGGACATGCCACCACACCTCTATGATGTACTTTTTGCTGATCCCGGttgattttttcaataaattagtagtcttcattctcaaaaaaaaaaaaaaaaaaaagtttttcaaagaTCCCAATTAATTTAAAGGGCAATGATTCCCCACACAAAAAATCAGTAATTTATTTCTTGTAGCTTAAGTATTTGCTTTAAATGATGTTacttaattattgaattcaatTGTTATCAATGAGTATTTCCTATTACGAAGGAGTGCagataaaaagattataatacAAATCTTAGTGGAGCACAAATGTGAGCAAGATgatttatatttagaaaattacAGTTATATATAGGGTGTAATGTGCGAGAAGGTCACACTATACATTCCAATTCATagattgatttatatatatgataacaTAATCACAAGTGACAACTCAACAACCATGTTAATTGTTGGTTGTGGTTTAAATCTTAtcatattttgtttacttggTTACCAAGCCAGGCACTTTGCCACCTGAATTGCAACATATGTGTTCACTCGCACACCATAAAAAGGTATGTGGGGGGCCAAATCCAATTCTATGGCAATAAGAATAGGGCGATTCATGTGTGTACTTGGAGACTTCTGCAATGTGATCCGAATATCTCTTCACACAAAGCAGTCCAAGtccaaagaaaaagatattgaaaGCCCCATGTCAGTCTTTTTTTGCCAGTTTTCTTGACAGTATATATAACATACTTTAGCTAGTGTTCGTTTGGAGCCTTGCACAAGTCACGATTATAAATTTTGATGGCTCCATGAATATGTTCCTCTTCTTGCCAAGTTGCGATAACACTAATCCATCAATAGTGTGTGATGTTTAAAATCTTGCTTTCTTGtttgttcttaaatttggtGTGGCTAAGAAACTCTCACACTTGGTGCCCTAATTGGCTCCATTGGTTGAGGAGAACAAACGTAATATTGTTATTCTAAGCTATTTTCTATCGCTTAGAAATCATCACACCACATTTTCCATATCCTTGTTGCACGTGATTGTGCTCATTATTAgtcattacatttttttccttaataggGTTCAACAATTTTCAAGCCTGAGTTCTTATAAACCTGTCATTTTTTATGAACTTTGCTTTAAAGAGATGCTCAAGGCAAATGACTATCACCAATTTGACTGCAAGCTTGCTTGGAAGTTGGGAAGGATACAAATTAGCAACACCTTACTAGAATTAACTTAGCCCCACAACTTGGGCTTTACTTCTAATAGAGAGTTtggccactttttttttttttttgggagaaagtGAGAGTTTGGCCACTTAAATGTACAGGCTACAGTTATTCAATGATATATATGGACTTCGAAAGTAACAATTCTCACAATAATAATCTCACTTGTACAGTGCAATTTGTTTGCCTAATTATCtctctcagagagagagagagagagagagatcattaGCATGGTTCGGCCTTGAAGGCCTACATCCAAGTATAGATCTATATTATCCAATGCGCCAATTAGCTTGGCTCTGAAATattcagagagagagatcatTAGCATGGTTCGGCCTTGAAGGCCTACATCCAAGTATAGATTTATATTATCCAATGCGCCAATTAGCTTGGCTCTGAAATATTCAGATACTAATCTTAAAGTGTACCACTAGTTAGGTTTGCACAATAAACCTATACAAATATTTCTAACAAACCCCTCCAATTTAAGATGAAATTTTGAGGTCAATTTTGTGAGAAAGTAGACACAAAGAGAGACACAAATCAAAGTTTTAATGTGATTTGGCCCACATGACTAACTATATATAAACACCTTATTTTGTACCCCCAACGATTTAAACCTTTAGTTGTCAATGAGAATGTTAAAAAGAGTAAGTATCAGCCAAAAAggtagaaaaatgttaaaatatttataaaagaattataatGTTTCATACACAAGGTTCATTGTTGCGTAGTGCGTATGCAATATTACGTTACATATCGATTAGCTAGATTACACAATTAATAGGACTTCTGACCTAAAGcaaagaaacataaaaagagattatataataataattacaacgGAGGAAAAGAGATTTGAACCTTGAACATTTTCATTGGAAACAAAAGGAGGTCTAATTATCCATATGAACGATGtgaaacgagagagagagagagagagagagagagagaattaacaTGGTTTGGTTTTAAAGGCCTAGATCCATTCTATAACCTAGTTTTTGAACTTAAATCTTGGGTTTATAAACGGATTCCATGTTAATATAAGTTTGCTTtctttctagattgtaactagtaAATGAAGCATTGTAAGTTTGCTTTCTTTCTAGTGTAACTAGTAAATGAAGCATtgcattctttcttttcataGATCGCATCTAGTACcaaaatttttccctttttagatTGTAGTTCGGACCAAtgtcatgtaaatttttttattcttttttactaaGTGATTTTAAGATTATCCAACAGAGATACATTTCATAAAGTTAAAAAGTGAAGTTGTgagtataattttttgttttttttttttgtttacaccaattttaaaactttttttttggcgtGTGCGTGTGGATTTGTAGGTTTGCGTAGCTGTATttcaccaaagaaaaaaaacacttctTGCTAGATGTATCTATTTTTCGTCTGGCTATTGGTTGGTCCATCACGTGTTGTGTTTCTTTGAAACCTTGTGTTGTGTTTTGTAATATGCCAGATACTTAAATGAACgcccattaaaaaataaataaataagggcCAATAGTTTTGCCAGAGAACGATATCGCAAAGGTCCAAATCCAATGTCGACTtgccaaattaattttttgcccaAATCAGACCAACCATTGACCAAAGAAACAGCCGCggctttagaaatttttttgggtgatgactaaaaaatttaaattaccacaatatttttattggtataattttttaaggaaaaatgaaaatagaaattatttttattgaatagatTGAAcgaattacaaattttatctttttgttttatattaggctttttgttgaataattttttcatttgttgttgtttggtcttgtcttgtttttgttttgtttatgtttgttattatttgagctaatatttattgttgttatttaagctttaaaaaaaaaaagggattaagAATTATATTTGGAGGCagaattaattttggagtaatgctacgttcacaatatttttacaataaatcttatacaaaaagttgttattggtgggtaaaaaaataatattagtatttggCCTAAAATTTGAATCAGTAGTAGCTTACTACattagatttgttgtaaaattattgtaaaaatattgtgaatgtagtagcactactcttatttttgttgaactcaaatttttgtaattttcaagtcaaggtgttcaaaatttttattaggatAGTCACAATAGGTTAATTTagcatataacatttttttggtaAGTGTATATATTGCAAGTAGAGCCGCCACCGCAAAGAAACCAAAACTTCAGTCATTTTCACTCAAACTTGAGCTTCAATCACGTACATCTTCTTTTGTCTCTATGGACAATCCACATTCCTcaatgttaaaacttaaaattcctttccacccaaaaaaaaaaaaaaatgttaaaattccAATCATGCTGACCAATAAAAGATTGCTCAATATCCTTTccattatctttatttatttatttattacatgaTCCAACCAGAGCTTAGTCATCTCTAACTACTACCcatcttttttttcattataaatacGATAATATTTCCAACTTATACAGtttgtttcaaaattattttttattatttttttaatttttaatcattgatctaagatattaattgatttttgatgTAAACAATTTATAGATTAAACGATAAAAGACTTTctcaattgaattaattagaaTCCACGTTATCCCATATATTCTCGTTTGCCAAATTGCCACTTTGAAGCAGCCAGTAATAACTGTGATAGTTACTGTCTATTTTGTCTgcttatttgaaaattcaatgtCTCAATAACTTGCCCATATTGTCTATTGGTTGAGGAGCTAGAACACGcgtttatctaaagaaaattaattttcacCGCATGGAAATTAGCATTGGATATCCTCACCTTATTTGTGAATGGTTATTCTTCAAAGCTCTTTGCAATTTCCAAAGCCCAACTTTTTGGAAACTCTTCTACATTTCATTTTCGttgaattttctttcaagcGATGCACATGCAGTTGCGTACCACATAGGGAGGGAGCTAGCCACTTACTTTCGTTCCCTTAGAGAAAGTAAGTGGGACCCCACATAAACATCGGACTCTTGGGTTCCGTTTAAGAGGCATTGGACTTTGCCTCCTTTCTTCGTCCCTTCCTTACAAACAACAAAGCAACAGCGACTCAAGGTAAAGGGAAGGAAGTCAAGAACACGAGGACACACTTTCTTCATCTTTGACAAGTTTTCCGGTGAGTTCTACAGCAATGTAAATATCACTATTATGTTTGTTCAGTCTTCTGAGAATGAATGCTGCTGCTTATTtattttgtctcatttaatgtttttttttcttatgtaaTATCTCTCtacctttttcctttttttttttttttggtataaaccATGTTTTGTGCATGGTGGTTTTATATGGTATCTGGGTTTTTCCTTAATTTATGAAtgtcaaaataaatgcaaaagatttTGTTTAATGATTTACATGTTTGCTTGCCAAGAAAATGCTGGGAAATGAAGGAAATAACAATTTGAgttcttttgtctttcttttttttatttacttcttcttcaaattttgtTGATTGTGATGAGAAAGGCAAgcaagtaaagaaaagaaattgaccCAACCAAGACTAATACAAGTAGTTATCTTTCTCtgttttgttgagtttttgattgttttggaAAGCAGAATGATGGAAAAGAAGAGGCTTTTATTTATGTCTTGCCATTTTCCCTGTTCTCTCTTCTACCAAACAGACTATTCATAAATCTTGTTGTCCAGTCAAATGACTTGGAGGAGTACAAGAGTGATTTTTTCAttcacaacaaagaaaaattttgttgcttGATATAATCATTGCatggaattattttattttttatggaagttATTCTGcatgtttttttagtttttcactCTGTTCTGTTTTGGTTTgctggtttttatttatttgccaTTTGatatttgcttttattttgattttttttgaaatattttttttaatgcatatatgtttttgtttctgttaagccaataaaaaaagggattttctcattaaaattataagattttgaaCTCCTGCGTTCTgacttttttatattaaattgtgggattttttttttcttaatcagAAAAATGGAGAACTTGAGAGCTCCCTTCAGGGGTATTGGAAATGACGTCAGAGGAAGATTACAGTGTTACAAACAAGATTGGACAAGCGGTCTTCGTTCTGGAATTGGGTATTTTATGTTGTTGATAATTCATTAGTTACAactggggggtggggggagggaGGGTTTAAACCCTGGATGTCTTTGTTGTAAACACTAGAAAGTGATACTTGAGCTACAAGGTTTATGGCTGGATTAGAGTGATTTGTATTGTCTTTTATACACCTACTTTATAATTTGTCACATgg encodes:
- the LOC115990270 gene encoding uncharacterized protein LOC115990270, yielding MSLLVWNCHGLGNLRTGKELEVLIRAKDPSVVFLAETWADEARLKEVQRNIKFDNLFYVERNHRGGGGLALYWKNSTDVHVDSFSKHHIDSIINKGNDEAWRFTGFYGEPATHMRIEAWNKLRLLNTKHNLPWLCAGDFNEITRHSEKLGGNNRSQAQMQLFRDVIDECGFLDLGYVGDQFTWRKHFADGHSLWERLDRGLANHDWFMKFSGSKVHHLHSDSSDHLPLWITLDGLDIPTFSKPFRFEEMWLSDRGCSEVVEAVWLSREDGDVQDHVIRKIDKCGKELRVWNRNCFGNVRVVLSRKRKELKDAEKVAMRSGNNQQVRELKKEIAELVDKENRLWFQRSKVLWAKFGDRNL